The following proteins are encoded in a genomic region of Parabacteroides pacaensis:
- a CDS encoding peroxiredoxin produces MENEIITMPRIGDKAPSFEAVTTQGKIDFPGQFEGKWIILFSHPSDFTPVCTSEFMTFGKLSEEFEKLNCQLVGLSVDGLYSHIAWLRTIHDKIEFNGIKNIEITFPLIADVKMEVAQKYGMIQPNESATTAVRAVFFIDPKGIIRAIIYYPLSLGRNFDEIKRVLVGLQTIDKFDVALPADWRPGSDVIAPTASTTGMAKERMEHPEEGMVCYDWFFCMKKLPKEQVEEEEK; encoded by the coding sequence ATGGAAAATGAAATTATAACAATGCCCCGTATAGGAGATAAAGCTCCCAGCTTTGAAGCAGTGACCACACAAGGTAAAATCGATTTCCCCGGTCAATTTGAAGGAAAATGGATTATCTTGTTCAGCCATCCTTCCGATTTTACTCCGGTATGTACATCGGAATTTATGACTTTCGGGAAACTATCCGAAGAGTTCGAAAAACTGAATTGCCAACTGGTAGGTCTTTCGGTCGACGGTTTATACAGCCACATCGCCTGGTTACGTACCATACACGACAAAATAGAATTCAATGGGATAAAGAATATTGAAATTACATTTCCTCTGATAGCAGATGTAAAAATGGAGGTAGCTCAAAAATATGGGATGATTCAACCGAATGAAAGTGCTACCACTGCCGTACGTGCCGTCTTCTTTATAGATCCGAAAGGAATTATCCGGGCTATTATTTACTATCCTCTTTCGCTAGGACGGAATTTCGATGAGATCAAGCGGGTATTGGTCGGTCTCCAGACAATCGACAAATTCGACGTAGCCCTCCCTGCCGATTGGCGTCCCGGAAGTGACGTAATTGCCCCTACAGCCAGTACTACCGGTATGGCAAAAGAACGCATGGAGCATCCCGAAGAAGGAATGGTTTGCTACGATTGGTTTTTCTGCATGAAAAAACTTCCGAAAGAACAGGTTGAAGAGGAAGAGAAATAA
- a CDS encoding IS110 family RNA-guided transposase codes for MEKLVIGIDFSKETMNFCCLQGSVDGVVLEGAVSNDREGCREMIRKLRALHNGLKVCDFLFCGENTGCYSLEVADYLFSEKYLIWLENPLQIKLSSGMRREKTDAADARMIAEYAFRYHDKAKGYNPQPKSIQKLKAWLKAHDYLRGIKVSLQNLLQSMPVVPGTLQETLEDIVAQLKQTDKKIRELLKKEDEFSMNASLMMSVPGISCISTAAILVDTCNFTRFTNPRKYATHTGCVPHKHDSGTTIHRKPQVSKASNRYINSLLTQGAVSLITHNQEIKEYVIKKKKEGKHTGCIINNIRNKIIHRLFAVIREQKSFDPNHRCEMQKKMHLQVGSGDTSF; via the coding sequence ATGGAAAAGTTGGTAATTGGAATTGATTTTAGCAAAGAAACGATGAATTTTTGTTGTCTGCAAGGTTCTGTAGACGGGGTTGTCCTTGAAGGTGCAGTGAGCAATGACCGGGAGGGTTGCCGGGAAATGATTCGTAAGCTAAGAGCCTTGCACAATGGCTTAAAAGTGTGCGATTTTCTCTTTTGCGGTGAGAATACCGGTTGTTATAGCCTTGAAGTGGCTGATTATCTTTTTTCAGAGAAATACCTCATCTGGCTTGAAAATCCCCTTCAAATCAAGTTAAGCAGTGGCATGCGCAGGGAAAAGACGGATGCGGCCGATGCGCGTATGATTGCGGAATATGCATTCCGCTACCACGATAAGGCCAAAGGTTACAATCCCCAGCCAAAGAGCATCCAAAAGCTCAAGGCATGGCTCAAGGCACACGATTACCTGAGAGGAATTAAAGTCTCCCTGCAGAACCTCTTGCAAAGCATGCCGGTAGTACCCGGCACATTGCAAGAGACCCTGGAGGACATCGTGGCCCAACTCAAGCAAACGGATAAGAAGATAAGGGAACTGCTTAAGAAAGAAGATGAATTTTCCATGAATGCTTCCCTGATGATGAGCGTGCCGGGGATATCTTGTATCTCAACGGCTGCCATTTTGGTTGATACCTGTAACTTTACCCGCTTTACCAACCCACGCAAATATGCCACCCACACAGGTTGTGTTCCCCATAAGCATGATTCGGGCACTACCATACACCGCAAGCCACAAGTAAGCAAGGCATCAAACAGGTATATTAACTCGCTTCTCACCCAGGGAGCCGTGTCACTTATAACCCATAATCAAGAGATTAAAGAATACGTAATCAAAAAAAAGAAGGAAGGGAAACACACCGGATGCATTATCAATAACATCAGAAATAAAATAATACACAGACTTTTTGCTGTCATCAGGGAACAGAAATCCTTTGACCCCAACCACAGGTGTGAAATGCAAAAAAAGATGCACCTCCAAGTTGGAAGTGGAGATACATCCTTTTAA
- a CDS encoding glycosyltransferase family 2 protein, protein MEKKISIIIPVYNEASNIQPMLDALERFVPVNYRVELIYVDDGSTDNTLEMVRHIFFRNQQVHYISFSRNFGHQNALKAGMDKATGDCVITLDGDLQHPPELIPVMLSKWEEGYDVVYTRRREDKRLPFSKRYTSKRFYGIMQYMSGLNIEPGIADYRLIDRQVVDILVQFREPDPFLRGIIKWMGFKQYAIDYNAHERLSGVTKYSTKKMLKFALQGITSFSVRPLYLSIILGSISTILSLIYIPYVIWHACMGYAVPGWASTIITIMFFGGLQMLLLGIIGIYIGKIFIQTKRRPEYIIRTTNMEK, encoded by the coding sequence ATGGAAAAGAAAATTTCTATCATTATTCCGGTTTATAACGAAGCGAGTAATATACAGCCTATGCTGGATGCCTTGGAACGGTTTGTACCTGTGAATTACAGGGTAGAACTTATTTATGTGGATGATGGAAGTACCGACAATACGTTGGAAATGGTGCGACATATATTTTTCCGGAACCAACAAGTACATTATATTTCTTTTTCGCGCAATTTCGGACATCAAAACGCTTTAAAAGCGGGGATGGATAAGGCCACAGGGGATTGTGTCATTACTTTAGACGGTGATTTGCAACATCCCCCCGAATTGATTCCGGTGATGCTTTCCAAATGGGAAGAAGGGTATGATGTGGTATATACCCGCCGGCGTGAAGATAAAAGGTTACCGTTCTCTAAACGCTATACCTCCAAACGTTTTTACGGGATTATGCAATATATGTCCGGTTTAAATATCGAGCCGGGAATAGCAGATTACCGTTTGATAGACCGGCAGGTTGTGGATATTTTGGTTCAGTTCCGGGAACCGGATCCTTTTTTGCGGGGAATTATCAAGTGGATGGGGTTTAAGCAATATGCGATAGATTATAATGCACATGAACGTTTATCCGGCGTTACTAAATATTCTACCAAGAAAATGTTGAAGTTTGCTTTACAGGGGATTACTTCTTTCAGCGTAAGGCCGCTCTATCTATCTATTATATTAGGTTCGATCAGTACCATTCTTTCTCTTATTTACATACCTTATGTAATCTGGCATGCCTGTATGGGATATGCGGTGCCGGGTTGGGCTTCTACTATTATAACGATTATGTTTTTCGGCGGATTGCAGATGCTTTTGCTGGGAATAATCGGTATTTATATCGGAAAAATATTTATCCAGACCAAAAGGCGTCCTGAATATATTATAAGAACAACAAACATGGAAAAATAA
- a CDS encoding glycosyltransferase family 2 protein, whose product MKPRIAILIPCYNEEQTVSKVITDYKERLPDAEIYVYDNNSTDHTADVALAAGAIVRQERRQGKGNVIRSMFRQIEADCYVLVDGDDTYPAENVGEMADLVLNRQVDMVIGDRLSSTYYSENKRPFHNAGNRLVRWLINTIFDSNVKDIMTGYRAFSRGFVKTFPVLSKGFEIETEMTIHALDKNFLLQEIPIGYKDRPEGSVSKLNTYKDGYRVLHTIFMLYKEYRPFSFFSWLALLIFLLSLGLFIPVLIDYIQTGLVPRFPTLIASGVLLLCSLQCLFSGLILDVIMKKHRQLFEFELNRIDTRI is encoded by the coding sequence ATGAAACCCCGTATAGCTATATTAATTCCTTGTTACAATGAAGAACAGACTGTATCGAAGGTAATTACCGATTATAAAGAAAGGTTGCCGGATGCGGAAATTTATGTGTATGATAATAATTCGACGGATCATACCGCCGACGTAGCGTTGGCGGCAGGCGCGATAGTACGGCAGGAACGCCGGCAAGGGAAAGGAAATGTGATCCGTAGTATGTTCCGGCAAATCGAGGCGGATTGTTATGTCCTGGTAGACGGTGACGATACTTATCCTGCGGAAAACGTAGGTGAAATGGCCGATTTGGTGCTGAACAGGCAGGTGGATATGGTTATTGGCGACAGGTTGTCTTCTACTTATTACAGCGAAAATAAACGTCCTTTCCATAATGCCGGGAACCGGCTGGTCCGTTGGTTGATCAATACTATTTTTGACAGCAACGTGAAAGATATAATGACTGGATATCGTGCTTTCAGCCGTGGGTTTGTGAAAACGTTTCCGGTGCTCTCCAAAGGTTTTGAAATCGAGACGGAAATGACAATTCATGCATTGGATAAGAATTTTCTTTTGCAAGAGATACCGATAGGATATAAAGATCGACCCGAAGGAAGTGTCTCCAAGCTCAATACTTATAAAGACGGGTATAGAGTACTGCATACCATATTTATGTTGTATAAAGAATATCGTCCTTTCTCTTTTTTCAGTTGGTTGGCATTGCTGATATTTTTATTATCCTTGGGGTTGTTTATTCCTGTGTTGATCGATTATATTCAAACAGGATTGGTGCCTCGTTTCCCTACACTTATTGCTTCCGGCGTATTGCTGTTATGTTCGCTTCAATGCTTATTTAGCGGGTTGATACTGGATGTCATCATGAAAAAACACAGGCAGTTGTTTGAATTTGAGCTAAATAGAATTGATACGCGGATTTAA